In Lutra lutra chromosome 5, mLutLut1.2, whole genome shotgun sequence, a single genomic region encodes these proteins:
- the ENC1 gene encoding ectoderm-neural cortex protein 1: MSVSVHENRKSRASSGSINIYLFHKSSYADSVLTHLNLLRQQRLFTDVLLHAGNRTFPCHRAVLAACSRYFEAMFSGGLKESQDSEVNFDNSIHPEVLELLLDYAYSSRVIINEENAESLLEAGDMLEFQDIRDACAEFLEKNLHPTNCLGMLLLSDAHQCTKLYELSWRMCLSNFQTIRKNEDFLQLPQDMVVQLLSSEELETEDERLVYESAINWISYDLKKRYCYLPELLQTVRLALLPAIYLMENVAMEELITKQRKSKEIVEEAIRCKLKILQNDGVVTSLCARPRKTGHALFLLGGQTFMCDKLYLVDQKAKEIIPKADIPSPRKEFSACAIGCKVYITGGRGSENGVSKDVWVYDTLHEEWSKAAPMLVARFGHGSAELKHCLYVVGGHTAATGCLPASPSVSLKQVEHYDPTTNKWTMVAPLREGVSNAAVVSAKLKLFAFGGTSVSHDKLPKVQCYDQCENRWTVPATCPQPWRYTAAAVLGNQIFIMGGDTEFSACSAYKFNSETYQWTKVGDVTAKRMSCHAVASGNKLYVVGGYFGIQRCKTLDCYDPTLDVWNSITTVPYSLIPTAFVSTWKHLPS; the protein is encoded by the coding sequence ATGTCAGTCAGTGTGCATGAGAACCGCAAGTCCAGGGCCAGCAGTGGCTCCATTAACATCTACCTGTTTCACAAGTCTTCCTATGCCGACAGTGTCCTCACACACTTGAACCTTTTACGCCAGCAGCGCCTCTTCACGGATGTCCTTCTCCATGCTGGGAACAGGACCTTCCCCTGTCACCGGGCAGTGTTGGCTGCATGTAGCCGCTACTTTGAAGCCATGTTCAGCGGCGGCCTGAAAGAGAGCCAGGACAGTGAGGTCAACTTCGACAACTCCATCCACCCTGAAGTTCTGGAGCTGCTGCTCGACTATGCGTACTCCTCCCGGGTCATTATCAATGAAGAAAACGCAGAATCGCTTCTGGAAGCTGGCGACATGCTGGAGTTTCAGGACATCCGGGATGCGTGTGCGGAGTTCCTGGAAAAGAATCTGCATCCCACCAACTGCCTGGGCATGCTGCTGCTCTCTGACGCGCACCAGTGCACGAAGCTGTACGAGCTATCCTGGAGAATGTGTCTCAGCAATTTCCAGACCATCAGGAAGAACGAAGATTTCCTCCAGCTGCCCCAGGACATGGTAGTGCAACTCTTGTCCAGTGAAGAGCTGGAGACAGAAGATGAAAGGCTTGTGTACGAGTCTGCAATTAACTGGATCAGCTACGACCTGAAGAAGCGCTATTGCTACCTCCCAGAGCTGTTGCAGACAGTGAGGCTGGCTCTCCTGCCAGCCATTTATCTCATGGAGAACGTGGCCATGGAGGAACTCATTaccaagcagagaaagagcaaggagatCGTGGAAGAGGCCATCAGGTGCAAACTAAAAATCCTGCAGAATGACGGCGTGGTAACCAGCCTTTGTGCCCGGCCTCGGAAGACTGGCcatgctctcttcctcttggGTGGGCAGACCTTCATGTGCGACAAGCTGTATCTGGTAGACCAGAAGGCCAAAGAGATCATTCCCAAGGCTGACATCCCCAGCCCAAGAAAAGAGTTCAGTGCATGTGCAATTGGCTGCAAAGTGTACATTACCGGGGGGCGGGGGTCTGAAAACGGAGTCTCAAAAGATGTCTGGGTTTATGATACCCTGCATGAAGAGTGGTCCAAAGCTGCCCCCATGCTGGTGGCCAGGTTCGGCCACGGCTCTGCTGAACTAAAGCACTGCCTGTATGTGGTTGGGGGGCACACAGCTGCAACGGGCTGTCTCCCAGCCTCCCCCTCAGTCTCCCTAAAGCAAGTAGAACACTATGACCCCACGACCAACAAATGGACCATGGTGGCCCCCCTCAGAGAAGGCGTTAGCAATGCAGCCGTGGTGAGCGCCAAGCTCAAGCTGTTTGCTTTCGGAGGTACCAGCGTCAGTCATGACAAGCTCCCTAAAGTTCAGTGTTATGATCAGTGCGAGAACAGGTGGACGGTCCCAGCCACCTGTCCCCAACCCTGGCGTTACACAGCAGCAGCGGTGCTGGGGAACCAGATTTTTATTATGGGGGGAGACACGGAGTTCTCCGCCTGCTCTGCTTACAAATTCAACAGTGAGACTTACCAGTGGACCAAGGTGGGAGATGTGACAGCCAAGCGCATGAGCTGTCACGCTGTGGCATCCGGAAACAAGCTCTATGTGGTGGGCGGGTACTTCGGCATTCAGCGCTGCAAAACTTTGGACTGTTACGACCCGACATTAGACGTGTGGAACAGCATCACCACAGTCCCATACTCGCTGATTCCTACCGCATTTGTCAGCACctggaagcatctgccttcttag